One Solanum pennellii chromosome 9, SPENNV200 DNA segment encodes these proteins:
- the LOC107030178 gene encoding uncharacterized protein LOC107030178, translating into MDNSIPRKRLHALTSSLNHFGDTIGNALEEQAKEYKKARTGNYDYSQQKSGGRNCSEGQQKFSAPAPSSASVPSFKKSARTGCMLFKLTRIRKVLLMSSLRSYLSGFTEDKSSENIQNSVSVAMATAAKGKLLLRELKSVKEYVPFAKHRCCQLEEEKKILRESCSKRDNPTDDDMIQLQLETLLAEKGRLAHEYSVYARENHFLREIVEYHQLPMQVAVYQDEGIQEVTQVSRMHSTSPPTPH; encoded by the exons ATGGATAACTCTATACCGCGCAAACGCCTCCATGCACTCACATCTTCTTTGAACCACTTTGGTGATACCATTGGAAATGCATTGGAG GAACAGGCTAAGGAatataagaaggctaggactgggaactatgactattctcagcagaaatcaGGTGGTAGAAATTGCTCGGAGGGTCAGCAGAAGTTTTCGGCTccagccccttcatcagctagtgttccatccttcAAGAAGAG cgccagaacaggttgtatgctctttaAGCTcaccaggatcaggaaggtcCTCCTAATGTCTTCACTG cgaagttATCtgagtggattcacagaagataaaagcagtgaaaataTTCAGAATTCAGTTTCa GTTGCGATGGCAACTGCTGCTAAAGGGAAGCTTCTTCTACGAGAGCTAAAAAGTGTTAAAGAATATGTTCCTTTTGCAAAACATAGATGTTGTcagcttgaagaagaaaaaaaaatccttcGGGAGTCTTGTTCAAAGCGAGACAATCCTACAGATGATGACATG ATACAACTTCAACTTGAGACACTATTAGCAGAGAAGGGTCGTCTTGCACATGAGTATTCTGTGTACGCTCGTGAGAATCACTTCTTAAGAGAGATTGTGGAGTATCACCAATTACCTATGCAAGTTGCTGTGTACCAGGATGAAGGCATTCAAGAAGTAACACAAGTGTCAAGGATGCATTCTACTTCCCCTCCAACACCTCACTAA